The genomic region CCAATTTGATATGAGGAATGCGCCGTTTGCTGACCATCGCATATAAGGTATGGACGGACAGCCCGGTATACACCGCGACATCCTGAATGGAGAGCAGCCGCCGTGTGATGGGCGTTGTCTCAGCTGTCAGAGCCATCCGTCTCGTTTCCTGAGTGATCGACCAACGATCCGGTCACGGTGATTGGTGCATTGACGACCGGTGGGGGTGTGCGGTTGATCGTGATCGTCACCGCCGTATCTTGCTCAATGTGTTGCTTGGGGCCGTAGAGCTTCGGTCGGCGCCGTTCGAGCATCCAGAGCCAATAGCGGACTTCCTCTCTCCCGCGCGCGAGGCCAAGCACATCGGAGGCGTTCACCATCCGATCTTTCGCCTGAATCGCGTTCTCGACGAGGTAATCCGTCACCATCTGCCCGAACTCCGTATCCCCATGTCCCGCTAAGGCCCACTTCTCCAGCCGTTGGCGGACCGCTTCATCGGTGACGCCGTAACTCTGTCCGATCAACTTGAGCGATTCGCCGGCACGATACCGGGCGGCAATCGCGGCCAGGTCATCAGCTGGAATCCGACCCGGCTTCACGGGGGCGTTCTCAGGGTTGGGGTGTGTCACGATCTCAGATGCCATGCGTGCTCCTTCTCAGCACCAGACTGGGTACGCTTCGATGCGCTCTTTAATCCCGCCGTCCACTTTGGCTTGGATGCGAGCCACGTGGAGCCGCCAGATATCCTCATTCTTTTTCACGTACGCCCAGGTACACCGTCCGATGTCCCACTCAATTTCAAGCCATTGCACGTCACCCTGTTGCAGCGGGCTGACGAGGTACATCAGCCGGATTATTCGGCCGTTCCACACGCTGGGAAGCCCAGGCTTCTCAGGTTCTGGAAACTCAAACCAGTGCTTAGTCATGCGAGGCTCTCCACAATGGGAGCGGCCGGGGGCTCAGGAACTGGGAGTCCTAAGGCGTCTTGAATAGCCGAATAGAGGGCGTTATTGCGGATGGCGTACTGCGCGTATCGCTCTGGGTAGTGCTCACGCAACCAGGGGATGAATTCCGTCGTTTCTTGGACAAAGGCCGTACAGTCGAAGCAGTCGAGGGAAGAACTCTGGGGCACGGCGTAGTAGTGGGCCGGGACTTCCATGACCGTCTCGAGGTAGTCGAGCACGTCCTGCTCACTCCAATCGTGAATGGGGCAGAGTTGGGTCATCTCCTCGAACGGCATAACCGCCTGTGTCATGGCGTTCTTGTGTTCGTCCGCGCGGGATCCGCTGACGAGATGCGTGACGCTCAGTGAGATGGCTTTGTCCCAGAGCGGCTTGTTGACGTTCTCAAAATGGCACTGGCGATAACTCTGAATCGTGACAGGCTTCCTGCCAGTGAATTGCTGGCCGAAGGAGGTGTAATCGATCGGGACGACATCGGCGGGAATGCCTTCACGGGCGTTCTGCCCCTTCCGGTCGGTCCGCACGACATGCATGGGAACGAGGGCGCGCGCGTAGGTGACGCACTCGAGGGTCTCCGGCAGGGTGAAGCCGGTATCCACAAAAATGGCAAAGCTGAGCCGGTCGCGAAGGAGATGCAGACAGGCCATGCTGTCTTTCCCGCCGGAGAAGGCCAGGCCAATGACGGCGGATTCCGGGATCTGGTTGACGGATTCGTGAAGGGGCTTCATGCGGTGCCCTCGGGGAGGTCTTTGAACTCCGCGTATCGGGCGATGAATCGCACCTTCCGATCTCCAATCGGGCCGTTCCGGTGTTTCCGAACCAAAACTTCCGCCAGGCCCTTCTCGTCCGTGTCGGGGACATAGACTTCATGGCGATAGAGGAAAATGACGATATCGGCGTCTTGTTCGATGGCGCCGGAATCGCGCAAGTCCGCCAGGATCGGCCGGCGATCGGGCCGCGATTCACAGGCGCGGGAAAGTTGTGACAGGACGAGGACCGGCACGTTCAGCTCCTTGGCCAGCATCTTGAGGCGGCGAGAGGCTTCCGCGATGCCTCGTTGGTAGAGCGCAGCGTCCGGGATCTGCAGGAGCTGTAGATAGTCCACAATGAGCAGGTCGAGGCCCTGAGAGGCCTGTAAGTGTCGGGCCTGACTGACGACGCGTTCGATGCTCAGGTCTGAGGCGTCATTGATCCACATCGGGAGTCCGGCCAGGTGTTGCGTGGTCTCGGCGAAGTGCCACCAGCCTTGTGGGGTCAGGGTACCGGTCTTGAGCGCGTGGAGATCGAGCGGGGCGCCCATCCCGTGCAAGCGGAGGCCGATTTGCAACCGCGACATCTCCAGGGAGAAGAATCCGACTTTGAACCCCGCTCGAGCCGCCGCTAACGCGGAGCCCAGCACGAACGCGGTTTTTCCCATGCTCGGTCTGGCCGCAATGACGACCGAGTCGGACCGATGCCACCCGCCGAGTAGGGTATCGAGGTCGGCGAAGCCGGTGGGGATCCCGATCACGGCCTCGTGCCCCTTGTGCATGCGATCGACATAGTTGGCGGTGTCAAATGCCACTTGCTGGAGCGCGCACCACTCGGCCTCCTCTCGCCCGGTCATAATCTGACGGACGCCCCGTTCTACCGTCTGGAGCAGGCCGTCAATCGCCTGTTTGTCATAAGCCTGCCGGCTGAGCGAATCGGTGAACGAGATCAGTCGTCGTCGGATCGCGTGGTCGGCAACGATGCGGCAGTGATGCGCAATATTCGAGGCGGAGGCCACGGTGGTCAGCAATTCGGCGAGGCCCCCGCGTCCGCCGATGGCCGTCATATGGCCGGCCCGATCGAGGTGATTGCCAAGACTCAGCAAGTCCAGCGCCGTACCGGCTGCGGCGAGGTCCAGCATGGCCTGAAAGATGCGCTGATGCCGGCTATCGTAGAAGTCTTGAGTGCGCAAGCTTTCCTGTGCGGTGCTCAGGGCCGTCGGCTCGATTAAGATGGCGCCTAGCACGG from Nitrospira japonica harbors:
- a CDS encoding helix-turn-helix domain-containing protein codes for the protein MALTAETTPITRRLLSIQDVAVYTGLSVHTLYAMVSKRRIPHIKLGRLTKFDRVEIDKWIASKSVKVHRPFQVLAS
- a CDS encoding phosphoadenosine phosphosulfate reductase domain-containing protein, producing MKPLHESVNQIPESAVIGLAFSGGKDSMACLHLLRDRLSFAIFVDTGFTLPETLECVTYARALVPMHVVRTDRKGQNAREGIPADVVPIDYTSFGQQFTGRKPVTIQSYRQCHFENVNKPLWDKAISLSVTHLVSGSRADEHKNAMTQAVMPFEEMTQLCPIHDWSEQDVLDYLETVMEVPAHYYAVPQSSSLDCFDCTAFVQETTEFIPWLREHYPERYAQYAIRNNALYSAIQDALGLPVPEPPAAPIVESLA
- the dnaB gene encoding replicative DNA helicase, translating into MHSTDEQLRMQPHDLEAEQAVLGAILIEPTALSTAQESLRTQDFYDSRHQRIFQAMLDLAAAGTALDLLSLGNHLDRAGHMTAIGGRGGLAELLTTVASASNIAHHCRIVADHAIRRRLISFTDSLSRQAYDKQAIDGLLQTVERGVRQIMTGREEAEWCALQQVAFDTANYVDRMHKGHEAVIGIPTGFADLDTLLGGWHRSDSVVIAARPSMGKTAFVLGSALAAARAGFKVGFFSLEMSRLQIGLRLHGMGAPLDLHALKTGTLTPQGWWHFAETTQHLAGLPMWINDASDLSIERVVSQARHLQASQGLDLLIVDYLQLLQIPDAALYQRGIAEASRRLKMLAKELNVPVLVLSQLSRACESRPDRRPILADLRDSGAIEQDADIVIFLYRHEVYVPDTDEKGLAEVLVRKHRNGPIGDRKVRFIARYAEFKDLPEGTA